From a region of the Castor canadensis chromosome 7, mCasCan1.hap1v2, whole genome shotgun sequence genome:
- the Fgfbp3 gene encoding fibroblast growth factor-binding protein 3 produces the protein MDPPRPRASPSLSPPLLLLLLLGGGCLAAARRDKAESGPADGSSGRFVSPEQHACSWQLLLPGPGAAAASEVALHCQAPDGARHHCAYRGEPERCAAYGARRPHYWRQVLGALRKRPRPCHHPAPLQPRVCAGKKGHGAELRLVTRATAATFPGEPGIGARTRARLRPPAPRPSAPPKEKPAERKPRGRKRKVSDPVEERPMATGPDSDGLEENAELTETYCSEKWHSLCNFFVNFWNG, from the coding sequence ATGGATCCTCCGAGGCCGCGAGCGTCACCCTCGCTGTCGCCGCcactgctgctactgctgctgctgggcGGCGGCTGCCTCGCGGCTGCCCGGAGGGACAAGGCGGAGTCCGGCCCCGCGGACGGCTCTTCGGGTCGCTTCGTGAGTCCGGAGCAGCACGCGTGCAGCTGGCAGCTCCTGCTGCCCGGCCCGGGGGCCGCGGCGGCCAGCGAAGTGGCGCTGCATTGCCAGGCCCCGGACGGGGCGCGCCACCACTGCGCCTACCGCGGGGAGCCCGAGCGCTGTGCCGCCTACGGGGCGCGCCGGCCGCACTACTGGAGGCAGGTGCTGGGCGCTCTGCGCAAGAGGCCGCGGCCCTGCCACCACCCCGCCCCGCTCCAGCCCCGCGTGTGCGCCGGGAAGAAGGGCCACGGCGCTGAGTTGCGCCTGGTGACCCGCGCCACCGCCGCGACCTTCCCCGGGGAGCCCGGGATCGGGGCCAGGACCCGGGCGCGGCTCCGGCCACCCGCTCCGCGCCCAAGCGCGCCACCCAAGGAAAAGCCTGCAGAGAGAAAGCCCAGAGGGCGCAAGAGAAAGGTCTCCGATCCCGTCGAGGAGCGACCCATGGCTACTGGGCCGGACTCCGACGGGCTGGAGGAGAACGCGGAGCTCACCGAGACCTACTGCTCGGAGAAGTGGCACTCACTCTGCAACTTCTTTGTCAACTTCTGGAACGGCTGA